From one Doryrhamphus excisus isolate RoL2022-K1 chromosome 9, RoL_Dexc_1.0, whole genome shotgun sequence genomic stretch:
- the LOC131136258 gene encoding inhibin beta B chain-like, translating into MSDVRECVLVRFGGYFTDPPWSSFGFYLQLFPARNMTSTPMKMTSSAAVLFFLCLLSARSETQSSSAESCASCGIRAPDQSERINVDFLEAVKRHILNRLQMRERPNITHPIPKAAMVTALRRLHAGKVREDGRVEIPTLDGHASFNNEVLAETSEIISFAETDEYTSPKSSLYFLISNEGNQNLYVSQANLWLFFRVLPSGPEKGLRRKVTVKIRYQESVSDIEGGPGGHVGGGAGRWASVEKRVDLKRSGWHTFPLLEAVRAVFGKVGRRQDLEIHCEECETAGVAPVLVDPGDPSHRPFLVVRARQVDGKHRIRKRGLECDGTSGGLCCRQQFYIDFRLIGWNDWIIAPAGYYGNYCEGSCPAYMAGVPGSASSFHTAVVNQYRMRGISPGSVNSCCIPTKLSTMSMLYFDDEYNIVKRDVPNMIVEECGCA; encoded by the exons GCTCGGAATATGACGTCCACGCCGATGAAGATGACTTCCTCTGCAgcggttttgttttttctctgccTTCTTTCGGCGCGCTCTGAGACTCAAAGCTCGTCCGCGGAGTCTTGCGCGTCGTGCGGCATCAGGGCTCCGGACCAGTCGGAGCGCATCAATGTGGACTTCCTGGAGGCGGTGAAGAGACACATTCTGAACAGACTGCAGATGAGGGAGAGACCCAACATCACTCATCCCATCCCCAAGGCAGCGATGGTGACCGCGCTGAGGAGGCTGCACGCCGGGAAAGTGCGGGAGGACGGCCGGGTGGAGATCCCCACTTTGGACGGACACGCGTCCTTCAACAACGAGGTTCTAGCCGAGACCTCGGAGATTATCAGCTTCGCAGAAACTG ATGAGTACACATCCCCAaagtccagtctctacttcctcATCTCCAACGAAGGCAACCAAAACCTGTATGTGTCACAAGCCAACCTGTGGCTCTTCTTCCGGGTGTTGCCGTCTGGTCCAGAAAAAGGACTCCGAAGGAAGGTGACGGTCAAAATCCGCTACCAAGAATCTGTGAGTGATATAGAAGGAGGCCCGGGTGGACACGTCGGAGGAGGCGCAGGTCGCTGGGCCTCGGTGGAGAAGCGCGTGGATCTGAAACGCAGCGGTTGGCATACTTTCCCGCTCTTGGAGGCGGTGCGGGCCGTGTTTGGTAAAGTTGGCCGTCGACAGGACCTCGAGATCCACTGTGAGGAGTGCGAGACAGCTGGAGTGGCTCCGGTGCTCGTCGACCCAGGCGACCCGTCCCACCGACCCTTCTTAGTTGTACGTGCGCGGCAGGTGGACGGAAAGCACCGCATTCGCAAGCGGGGGCTGGAGTGCGACGGCACCAGCGGGGGGCTATGCTGCCGGCAGCAGTTTTACATCGACTTCCGTCTTATTGGCTGGAACGACTGGATCATCGCACCGGCGGGGTATTACGGCAACTACTGCGAGGGGAGTTGTCCGGCATACATGGCCGGCGTTCCGGGATCGGCGTCATCCTTCCACACTGCCGTCGTCAACCAATATCGTATGAGAGGAATTAGTCCCGGTTCAGTCAACTCTTGCTGCATCCCCACCAAACTGAGTACTATGTCCATGCTCTACTTTGACGATGAATACAACATCGTTAAAAGAGATGTCCCGAACATGATTGTGGAAGAATGTGGCTGTGCTTGA